The Malus domestica chromosome 08, GDT2T_hap1 genomic interval AATTGAGTTTCCTCTATGATTACATGTTCGtatctgtttgggcccaaaataatagtttgggccgagggtaggatcactcTCGGCCCAGGAGGCCGGGCGGCAAAAGGACCATGGATCGGTCAACCCGTGGGAGTCCAAACCTAGGGCGGTTAGGACGAATCCTAGTGCAATggggagtctcgacgggatcggatatccaggaaactaatccagcttagctaaggactaggttcatagTCCTAGCAGatgtaggactggtcgaggtgatccggagagggaaacctagtccgagtaggatgtaaactcggactcaaggttcagtactataaataggggacgATGTGCATCAGGAAAAggccccctgcaaatcaacacaaaattgccctgcgcaaactctcaacaacttgagatctttttcctttttctttttcgctgacacatcttccgttggcatcaacagcactgtggaagcaaccggtgatatcttaagtcggcatagatagctctgtcaccgtagagtcagttggtctcgcagtatcttccgttggcatcaacagcactgcggcgagaacgattgattacctatccaagtctcggtcgagaagggtttctaaatccttattggtcgaggtcatctcattagccttctcggcgaagtgaggtgttacagttattacattcggcacattgaaagccgaattggatattgaacttcgtaagattagtaaccttgtcttcaggttcgaaagcccaaaaggccgagacgtgttcctttctcggccacaatcgcaagacgcagaagtcagtagcgcgacccaacgcaacatcaacaaattttactcctcggccgagctcggccgacgagttggcatgccccgcattcaccgaaggacgtagttagctcattaattactcggcctgcgcgccacgtaggctttatagtttctagggtcaacattttggcacgcctagtgggacccagtgctaaactacgaagttcatgccaattgaaacacgatcggtaaaaaagaagacagctatgggaaagtcgatAGCCGATTTACCGAGTCAGAGCATAGGAcagagtgtgccacaggcgcagaatccccttagcgctggtacacctgagtccacgagcgcgactcgccgagagagagaagttaatctcggcggtcaactcCGTGGTTTAGAGATCCCTAACAGAAACacatgcgttctcaatgaagggataatagaggagtgtgacgaggatggtggtgaaggatctgacccaCCAACGAGGTCGTTTCTCCGAAAGCGACTGGACGAGTagtctcggtcagtcgagcagacgttcaGTCGAGGTATTGATAAGCTGCATGACGCGATACTCAGTGCCAATGATCGACAAACCAAGctgctcgaaatgctggttagtaaaGTTGGTGGCAGCAGACCTTTCGACCTTCTCCAGCATTGTCCACCAGGAAACAATCCGGTACCGATTGTACCGGTCGATCCTATTCCTGCTCcgctcaaaccaattaacttggagAAAGGAGGATGGTCGAATAGTAGGACAGACGGGACCGACCAGAGggtcgaagcaacacctgttgatatgaccgaagttcagcggatgatcgactcggccatgaagaaagggccgaagtttcctaagtttatTCATCCGTACCCAGCTTACGTAGAAACGTTTGGGTACCCAAAGGgtttcaagatcccagattttagtctttttgcCGGTGAGTCGTCcctgtcttcgttggagcacgtggctcgtttcaccgcgcaatgcggagatgttaatagtgatttccacaagttacggctgttcaatttttcattgaccggctcggcatttgcctggtacatcaatctcccgcctaattccatccaaaactgggaggagttggtcgagaagtttcacgagcagttttatcggccggggatggagatgtcagtCTCTTCATTAGcacggatggctcaagcatctgatgaggcaccaatggattatcttaccaggttcaaatcggctaggaattggtgccgagtacctttgcccgaagtcgaatttgtcaggcttgctttgaacggcctTGACGTcgagtacaaaaagaaattcttgggggcaaatttccgggatatgtacgaattagcccaacatgtcgagcagtatgattatttgctccgcgaggaaaagactTCGAAGACTCTAACTCGGGGAACGATTTACAAGAACCCTACtgtcaattatgcatcaaccgaggatgaatgtgttagtgtggatgcggctgagatagtgatagataagccgTACGTTTGTAAGGCATTGACTCAGGTTGATTCTAGAGAAGCCAAAAGTCGCTCGGTCACTGAAGGAACATTGAAACCGTCAaaggtttatacttttgatattactaAGGCTGACGTaatttttgaccaactgttatcagcaagaatcattaagcttcggcctggtcataacattcctaaggccgaagagcttaaaggaaaggtgtattacaaataccacaattcgagcaaacatacgacaaacaattgcgtCGTATTTCGCGataacgtccaaagctggatcgATAATGGCAAACTAAAGTTTCCCGAGAAGaggatgagtgttgatactgatccgttccccatggcaacagtaaatatggtcgacgcgtacctacccaaggacaaagggaaaggcaaggcCGAAGTGGTCGAAACGCAGCGTCCGCGGAATCAGAATGTTCGACCACggttcatggccgattttcgttcaaacaaacCGCCGACGGCTTTAACGGGGCCCGCTATCGTCAAACCTATGGTGGATTATAGCACTGATGAAGACAGTGGGACGGCGGTTTTGTGCAGGAAATGTAGAGCGAAGGTCAACAGTGAACCAGAGGCGAAGCCCTCTTCGCAACCTGTGGCCGCGACTCGGCAAAAGATAGGCAATGAAGGCCAACATCACGGGGTTTTTGAgaggctcggtcctaaagtacggATGGAAGAGACACCCTCGGTCAGGCGGCGtctcgattttgatgcttcattctatgacgatgattactataagcgtaattctagcagttcagaATCATCACGGAGCCAAAAGACCTTCAAGCCTCCCGAgcctagagatcaacgttggtatacatatcattcttcgaaGGGTGTCTACACTGCgttgtccaaatctcagaaacgccggcatcaacggatagattgcatggctcgccgACGAGCAGCCGaagaaacttcggcccctaagtggcggccgaaggacacaGCTGCCATTGATGATGAGCGACCACCTCCAgcaattatgacagagttggctcaAGGGAAAAGGCTGGTTGATCAAGATATCGAGACCACGTTCGAAGAagctgataaacggatcaaacttctcattCGACCAGGGGAGATGAGGGCACGCCTTGAGCATTTCAGGCGAGAAGCCGAAAGCAAATTATCCCCGCCGGCTATACAAGAACCTTTGGTCagaattcgacggaatttgcaccccccgttccttggggagtctttggatgcgagaatttcataagaaacattcggccaacgatttgtatggtttgccgaaagcatgccaggacaccattgatctggttctgacttgtccggatgctgagcggatcatccagaagacctcagatccaggattgaaagcaaggttccagcacatacgagaagctcgtgtccttggatttgaagtcgacccgtATACTGATATCGATacagccgaccttcctttctcgctagaggaccttcagtatttgcgatatcactttgaagtattttcggCGGTTTCCCTTTTCGGCCTTACGGCCGATGAAATCGCACGTGTTGCCCGTCTagatgcttatctcgacacgAGGGATGCTCGGCTACACTATCAGGAGCAGGTTCAGGTCCCGACCTCAAATACATTGTCAATCTCCGAAGCGGTCACACAGAACCAACACGTCGCCGAAGCAGCTCCGCCAAGTGAAGTCATTGAAGAGGGAACAGAAGAGTCTCGGTGTCTGACTTTGATGACAAATGAGTCTGTAGTCGCCGACCAACCGAACGAGGAAGGTCTTGACCAGATGGGCCCATCAGTCCTGGAtaatatggaaatcagtatggttcATGTGTTACCTGCCGATTTCCAGtcaagcacggctcaaccaaatttccttgATGGCGATGTGGTTGCTGAGGAACCTGGCCATATTGATTTTGTGTCTATTGCTGAAGGCGAGTCAATAACAAGAGATGATAGTCTAAAGGccgctttggccgaattgttccctcgttcatcatcggccaagcttcaccatttaaagccattgtatgtgacggcccatatcgagggatatccagtttctaaagtttttgtcgattgTGGAGCTACCGTCAACATCATGCCtttgaacatcatgaaggccttacgccGTTCGAATGACGAGCTTATTCCATCAGgaatcacaatgagtagtttcgtcggcgacaaatcccaaaccaaaggtgtacttccgttaactgtgactaTTGCTGGTCGTACccacatgaccgcctttttcgtggttgattccaaaaccgagtataatgcactgctcggccgagattggatccatcaaaccagctgtattccttcgtcgttgtatcaagtgcttgtcttttgggacggcaaatcggtcactgttcacccggccgatagccagcccttcgaagctaacatgatccaagcccggtattatgatgaccacgtcggctatattacgttgcaaggcttcaatgaagacggacggccgactcggatttcatttcagaaagctatcgaggttggcgccgagactgtccaccaggattcggcgagactcggattgGCCAATTTCATCCCCGAGTCTGATGTCTGACACTGATCAGGACAaacgtagggccgcggtttcatctacgatggaacgactgctggctcattggtatactatatctcgGCAACCGAATTCAggcgttaacctcgtcgagttccttgccGAAGAAGATCATGGTCCTGCCCTATCTTTTGATAAAGTCCGAGCCGTCCCGGCCGAACTCGAGGATCATCGGCCCCAGGTTAAGGACCCCCTagaagaaattaatgttgggacggccgatgacccacgacTTTTGTTTGTTAGCGCTTTACTTCCtcaacaaatgaaggacgagttgcgtgccttgcttacggaatttaaatattgttttgcttggagttatcatgaaatgcccggcttagatcgtgcTCTGGTCGAGCATGAACTACGAATTAAGCCCGGATGTAAACCTTTTCGCCAGCCACCTCGGCGATTCTCGACAGAAGTGCAACTCGGCATCAAGGACGAATTGGTTCGACTTTTAAAAACCGGGTTCATTCGGACGGCTCgatatgttgaatggttggcAAACATCGTTCCTgtgttaaagaaaaatggcGTACTGCGTATCTGCATCGATTTCcgcaatctgaatctggcaactcccaaagacgAGTATCCCATGCCGATCTCAGACCTGTTAATCGATGCTGcggcgaatcatgcgatcttatcctttTTGGATGGACAcgccgggtacaaccaaatattcATTGCCGAAGtcgatgtgcacaaaactgctttccgttgcccgggggcactcggcatttacgaatgggttgttatgccattcgatctcaagaatgccggcgccacataccaacgggcgatgaacgccatcttccatgatttaattggtaccATCGTTGAAGTttacatcgacgatgttgtcgtcAAATCTAAGCGTCGACAGACACATCTAAACGATCTTCGGcaggctttcctccgcatgCGTAGGCataacctcaagatgaatcctgccaagtgtgccttcggtgtatcggccgggaattttcttggtttcctcgtacatcaccgtgggattgaagtcgatgagaataaggcacgcgcaatcattactgccccacccccaacgacgaagaaacaattacagtccttactcggccagatcaattttttacgccgatttattgctaattcggcaggtaaaatgaaagcattttccacacttttgaaactcaaggactcaGAGAAGTTCGTGTGGAATGAggagcatcaggcggcgtttacgCAGATCAAGGTTTCTCTTACAAACCCACCTGTCCTGGTCCATCCTCagcgcggtaagcctctcaagctGTACATTTCGGCGGCCGAAGAGTCCATCGGTTGCCTCCTCGCGTAAGACAACGATGCCGGACGGGAACAGGCTATCTTCTACCTCAGCCGTAATCTGAGTCAtccggagatcaattattccgccgttgagaagctttgtctcgccgtgttcttcgctgcatccaagcttcggcattacatgctcccgtcggtcacccaagtcattgcccagaccgacgttatccggtatatgcttacccggccaattgtgaaaggccgaattgggaaatggacgatggcgttgtccgagttcagtttgcaatacgtgccgcaaaaagctgtgaaaggacaggcgttggccgatttccttgccCAGCACCCTTCGCCTTACGGTTTCGGGGGTGCTgacgtcgaaatcggcatggtggtgacccgcgacaactattggacgatgtatttcgatggttccaGTACCTCGTCCTCGGCCGGCGcaggcatcgtcattcaatctcCTCACAGCGATCGTTGGGTTTTTTCGCTCAAATTGGATTTcgactgcaccaataatcaggccgaatacgaggcTTTGGTCGTTGGTCTGGGCCTCCTTCTTGACCTACGCGCCACTCGTGTTCCCGTCCTCGGGGATTCTGAACTagtgattaaccaaattaatgggtcttttcactgcatgagttgtactctggcgccttactacatggtcgccagctatttAGCCGAGTCTTTTGATGGTATTACATTCGAGCATGTTTCTCgggttcataataccgacgcagacgagttggctcaaatcgcctccggtgcacaactcctggggggcaagctaggccgggagATACCAATATTACGACAACTATACCCGGCTTTGGTTAatcagcaaatcctccgtcgagacgatgtgatacgcaccagggtcatgtccctgccttcgttgttagatcggcaggactctatagaaatttgcgcggtcgaggcagtaccagatgattggaaaaaacccattatgcagtaccttgacaatcctaacggaaaacatagtcgcaggacacgggttcacgccacgaactatgtcacgtaccagaacgagttgtaccgaaagggcgaagatggtttgttattgttatgcctcggcccccaagagagtgctcgggcgatcgcagaggttcatgaaggggtatgcggagctcaccAGTCTGGACAAAAAATGCGATGGTTACTCCGACGACACGGCTATTTTTGAccgagaatactgaaagattgtatcgagtttgcacgaggatgcgtgcagtgccaaatccatgggcctatacaaagggtctcggccgaatcactacattcggtcattaagccgtggccgtttagaggatgggccatggacgtaatcagcaaaatcacgccgacttccggagctgctaagcatgcatggataatagtcgcaactgattactttactaagtgggtcgaagcaaaatcatatgccgagttaacatctaaagaagtttgcgactttgtggaggaacacattgtgacccgattcggtgtgccagaaacgatcataaccgacaatggaacaatcttcacagccgaaaggtttaaagaatacacggccagtttgaaaattcggctggaacagtccacaccgtattatccacaggcgaatgggcaggccgaggcaagtaataaagtgttgattggcatcctaaaaaaaataataaaagaaaggcctggcatgtggcatttgaagttgaacgaggcattatgggcataccgaacgtcgccccgatcggcgactgcaaCAACCCCATACGCATTGACCTATGGATACGATGCGgtgctaccagtcgagttgagcataaattcattgcgattaattgaacaaagtagtttgtttagcgccgaatataatcaatccatgagacaggaactagaagatttggaagaggcgcgacttgacgcttataacttactggtggcacaaaaacagattgccgagcgagcctataatcaaaaggtacGACAGAAAACGTTCGACGAGGGTGTATTagtgtggcaaacggtgttgcccgtaggaataaaagatcctaggttcggcaagtggtcgccaaattgggaagggccgttcattgtgcataaGGTATAAGgcaaaggggcgtatcatcttaaagaccggaCTGGAGTAGGTCACAAATTACCGATTAATGGgaagttcttgaagaaatactatccggtcacatgggaaatgcgtgaataaaaaatttgttgtaccagtagaaaaaaaatcattccatTAAGATTGATAGGTATTACAAAAATGAGTAGGTCGAATACATTCAAGGAGACgagggaagaagagtgctgagcagagccttcaactccaaccaccgcacgtcggccatgatgACTTCGGCTTGCCGATTCTTTTTGTCCAGCTTCAGCCGCTCGACCCGTTTTTTGGCCGCCGCATACTCAGTTAGGCGATTCTTCCCGCCTGACTCGAAGTCCctcgcaagctcagaagcaatggccgaccggcgttttgctagttcggccatctgacggtcgagctcggctaacgcttctccttttgcccgtagatcgtcaatcttcggacggagggtgtcttgaacggccgtggcggcttgcaggtcctgttcggccttcagagcagtctggaagatactaaatgtctcccgaacgcgctccaaggcagacgatgcccgaacaatggcatctccgctcaggcgaccgtcggctccaaggtcgttcagacacacgccgagcagatcaagaccgttgcgctcaagTACTTGCGATGATGAGAGCGACATGACTTCTCGCAACTAGGTTAGGGCGCTTGGATCGGCAGCCTCAGTCGGAGCGGCCGAAGGGCCGGACTCTGCAGTCGTGCTGGAgaggagggctttgaattcaACCTCCCACGAAGCCTGCACGAATAGACAAGGTTAAGCTTAAAGgaagtcatgacaagaatagcaagaaggtgtcattttttaacctgccgagaggagacctcggccatgtccccaggatcgttgctcgaacctaaagaactcaatggccgagcccagtgtctcatattgcttctcacttcacgcggccgatggaggttatctacgtttgatggccactgaggcggccaggaaatatagataacgcccttcggcacatagaattgacggtgaaaagaatgtacaggcacctgacatttagtattttccttgtttagaattctaaagcagaaaagcaatcaGGAGGAGACAATTGAAGGTACTTACAAAAGCCGAGGTAACCTCCTGTGGAGGAATGTGGAAGCCTTGGTCTTGAGGATGGACCGGCGATTCCGCCGTggcctcgggttcctcgagcagccgtttgccacggtcggctgccGATGGGCCGACTGGCGCAGCTGCTTCAGAGGAGGCAGGGACGTCCTGGTCCTGAGAAGGAACGAGAGGTTCGGCCACCGGGGTCGGTTCCTCGACCGTGCGCTTGCCACGATTAGCCGAGGAGGGGCCGGTTTGAACCGCCATCTCGGATACTGGAGGAGGTTGTCGACGAGTATGAAGACGATGcgccagcgggacctcgtcgctcccctcactctcttccaaCACGAGGACCGAGGGctttggattcttgggagaggtTTCTTCGGTCGTAGAAACCGCCTGTTGTGAGACAGGTGCCTTCTCGATAGAGGGAGGTACAACTGATGCGCCGGCCACAGAGGCAGGCCGCGCTGGGGCCGTCTCTGCGGCCGAAGTCGGCTGTTTCTCGACCCCAGAATGACCGGCGGCGGGAGAAGGGgaagcactgggagtcgtcgtgtgactggagataacgtggatctcccgtgcacCTTTCTTCGCCATTTGTTTAACCCGCTTAGCAGGCGGGGAAGGCTCGACAGCCGGCTCGGCCTCTTGGCGAGGTCGTTTGATCAGCACGGCCCTACCAGCGGGTTTATCCTTTTGggccacgaccgattttttcccgGCCGTGGCAGCGGCAACTGCCTCCGTCTTTCTCAAAGGCCGACTACCTAAAAAGATAAAGACAATTCAGTAAGGCAAATCAATATGCAAGGTTGATGGAAATGAGGAAAATGGAACAGGTACCTTGAGGATGAGGGGCCGAGGCCTTCTTAGGCCGGTCACCGAAGAGTCTGCTAAGCACATCTTCGACCGGCGCACCAAAGAATTCCTGGGTGTATTTCTCCCACCACTCACCAAAGGTGTCGGTGCAATGGGTTTCCGGGGTGGCtggtcgaaggcggaatttttggCAGCGCTATTGGAACTCCCTCACGGCGGTTCTACACTCCTTCTCAGAGGAACGAGGTTCGCGTCCACTGCTTAGGACCGTTCGGGATGAGAGAAGGGGGATAGGGCAGCCCTGAAGGTAGCCGAGCTGTCGggcaaggaagttcggatgatatacttcccaacctgaccgtttcccatcacagccgagagggaggtcgcgagcaagcacaaacgacccccaggtCTGACGAAGATCGGCGTCCTCCTCCGCGCTCCATGGGGAGGTAGGCAGCCTGATGGAGGAATGAtagtctcgacgacgacatattaggaactcgtcgttggagaagtcgtcgagagcgaagaggtaccgaaatacctcttcggcttgatgGGGAGGTGTCGGTCGAGAGGCCAGTTGAGGTCCAAGCGCCTCTGTTGGTGAGAATTCAGCTATGGCCGGCCGAATGGAGGCGAAGTATACCTgcaaccagagttggaagacccagtGAGGACCATTCTGGTGTGGGTCGACCTTGTGGAGGGTCGCATCGGCCAGGCAGCGGAAAAGTTGGGCGAGAATGTTGGAACTCAGTGCCAAgacgtgaccactagccagggcttcggctaccggcatgttctcgaccaaacacttgtttgacttggtacaacaaatgtatttgttgtaccagtagaagaggaaggcttcatgctctccctctcgcaggtcatct includes:
- the LOC139198131 gene encoding uncharacterized protein; this translates as MALSEFSLQYVPQKAVKGQALADFLAQHPSPYGFGGADVEIGMVVTRDNYWTMYFDGSSTSSSAGAGIVIQSPHSDRWVFSLKLDFDCTNNQAEYEALVVGLGLLLDLRATRVPVLGDSELVINQINGSFHCMSCTLAPYYMVASYLAESFDGITFEHVSRVHNTDADELAQIASGAQLLGGKLGREIPILRQLYPALVNQQILRRDDVIRTRRVLGRSQRFMKGYAELTSLDKKCDGYSDDTAIFDREY